From the Desulforamulus hydrothermalis Lam5 = DSM 18033 genome, one window contains:
- a CDS encoding nucleoside kinase codes for MEELIKVQVDGDYTYEVAPGTTVLELLQMHPPQNMPVVAAGINNLLKDLRTPLTTSCEVRLVNLASAEGMRIYHRSITMVLMRAVAEVLPGSTAVIQHTLGNGLYGEIHYDRPLRDRDIARVERQMRYIIEADEPFLHTVLNKEDAERLFTEAGQVDKIQLLKYLPGDEVAIYACGGYYDFCHGPMVPGTGCLKQFRLRFYLPGFILELPKTESPLEIPPYVEQGKLANIHFEAKKWANILKVNNVVSLNDMVTGGDVANLIRVSEAFHEKKIAQIADQIADNIDRIRIVLIAGPSSSGKTSFAQRLSTQLQVNGIRPVAISLDDYFVDREHTPRDENGNYDFESIRAIDIPLFNDHLIKLIQGEEIKLPYFNFKTGKREYHGERLKLGPADLLVVEGIHGLNDLLTGSIPKGRKFKIYVSALTQINLDNQNRIPTTDVRLLRRIARDQRCRGRSARETLAMWPSVRRGEEKNIFPFQESADVMFNSALPYELAVLKPIVEPHLKEIKPEHPEFAEAGRLLNLLRYIAPLGMDEVPLNSIVREFIGGSCFEGTVR; via the coding sequence ATGGAGGAATTAATTAAGGTTCAGGTAGACGGGGATTACACCTATGAGGTAGCCCCCGGTACAACCGTGCTGGAATTGTTGCAGATGCACCCGCCGCAAAACATGCCGGTAGTGGCTGCCGGCATCAATAATCTGCTCAAGGATCTGCGGACACCGCTGACAACATCCTGTGAAGTGCGCCTGGTGAACCTGGCCTCGGCTGAAGGCATGCGGATTTACCACCGCAGTATTACCATGGTCTTGATGCGGGCGGTAGCCGAAGTGTTGCCCGGCAGTACGGCTGTGATCCAACATACCCTGGGGAACGGCTTGTATGGAGAAATTCACTATGACCGCCCGCTGCGGGATCGGGACATAGCCCGGGTGGAGCGGCAGATGCGTTATATTATCGAAGCGGATGAACCGTTCCTGCACACCGTCCTGAACAAGGAGGATGCCGAAAGGTTGTTTACCGAGGCGGGACAGGTGGACAAAATTCAACTGCTCAAATACTTGCCCGGTGATGAAGTGGCCATCTACGCCTGCGGCGGCTATTATGATTTTTGCCATGGGCCCATGGTGCCCGGCACCGGTTGCTTAAAGCAATTCCGCCTGCGTTTTTACCTGCCTGGCTTTATCCTTGAGCTGCCCAAAACCGAAAGCCCGCTGGAAATACCTCCTTATGTTGAGCAGGGCAAACTGGCCAATATTCACTTTGAGGCCAAAAAATGGGCCAACATATTAAAGGTTAACAATGTGGTGTCCTTAAACGATATGGTTACCGGCGGCGATGTGGCCAACTTGATCCGGGTATCGGAAGCCTTTCACGAAAAGAAAATTGCTCAGATTGCCGACCAGATTGCCGACAACATTGACCGCATCAGAATTGTTTTAATAGCCGGGCCGTCTTCCTCCGGCAAGACTTCCTTTGCCCAGCGGCTGTCCACCCAGCTGCAGGTTAATGGCATCCGGCCGGTGGCCATTTCGCTGGACGATTATTTTGTAGACAGGGAACACACGCCCCGGGATGAAAACGGCAACTACGATTTTGAGAGCATCAGGGCCATTGATATTCCCTTATTCAACGATCACCTGATCAAGCTGATTCAGGGCGAAGAAATTAAACTGCCTTACTTTAATTTTAAAACCGGCAAACGGGAATATCACGGCGAGCGGTTAAAACTGGGGCCGGCCGATTTGCTGGTGGTGGAGGGTATTCACGGCCTCAACGACTTGCTAACCGGCTCTATTCCCAAGGGCAGAAAGTTTAAGATTTATGTCAGCGCCCTTACCCAGATTAATTTGGACAACCAGAACCGCATACCCACCACGGATGTCCGGCTGCTGCGGCGGATTGCCCGGGATCAGCGGTGCCGCGGCCGCTCAGCCAGGGAAACCCTGGCCATGTGGCCTTCGGTGCGACGGGGTGAGGAGAAGAACATTTTCCCCTTCCAGGAAAGCGCCGATGTTATGTTTAACTCTGCCTTGCCCTATGAACTGGCGGTATTAAAGCCCATCGTAGAACCGCATCTTAAGGAAATCAAGCCGGAGCACCCGGAATTTGCGGAAGCCGGCCGGCTGCTTAATCTCCTTCGCTATATTGCACCCCTGGGTATGGATGAGGTGCCCTTAAACTCGATTGTCCGGGAGTTTATTGGCGGCAGTTGCTTTGAGGGGACGGTCAGATAG
- a CDS encoding zf-HC2 domain-containing protein: MRCQDALEMLSPYLDGALDPAEQAAVQDHLAGCPSCRAEWEELRSCLSLLQELPEIAPPAGFRAGLMEKIDRLALPAQAPRHTTWFARINGVVRQGWYRTAAVAAVLAMTLGLTALWEKEGHQFIPVQNTAQEPALVEQLSGSNLNQEKPADGQVKQQAGVVQPGQTGKATTPAQSSQAVNKPAEQGAVAGAANQPEKKFMPESYRPQSSEGMTARTAVLKLDVPELDAALKSVAAISQQAGGSIVVPYSEDNGIGMLALKVPAGRSQTVERQLKALGEVITDMPVERDLSAQHKQAVALLEQLQAQQADLAAQTAAKDDPATAEQLTNLNHAISQQIKLIKQLEDQSNYTIINLTLQ; the protein is encoded by the coding sequence GTGCGATGCCAGGATGCATTAGAGATGCTGTCACCTTACCTGGATGGAGCCCTTGATCCTGCCGAACAGGCAGCCGTGCAGGATCATCTGGCCGGTTGTCCCTCATGCAGAGCCGAATGGGAAGAATTACGGTCCTGTCTTTCCCTGCTGCAGGAACTTCCGGAAATTGCTCCGCCAGCCGGTTTTCGGGCTGGTTTAATGGAAAAAATTGATAGATTGGCTTTGCCGGCCCAGGCGCCCCGGCACACAACCTGGTTTGCGCGCATTAACGGGGTTGTCCGCCAGGGGTGGTACCGTACGGCCGCCGTGGCCGCTGTGCTGGCCATGACCCTGGGGCTGACTGCCCTGTGGGAAAAGGAAGGCCATCAATTTATTCCGGTACAGAATACTGCTCAGGAACCGGCGCTGGTTGAGCAGTTGAGCGGCAGCAATCTCAACCAGGAGAAACCGGCGGACGGTCAGGTTAAACAACAGGCAGGGGTTGTACAACCCGGTCAAACAGGCAAAGCAACCACGCCTGCCCAGTCGAGCCAAGCAGTGAATAAGCCGGCAGAACAGGGGGCGGTGGCCGGAGCGGCCAACCAACCCGAGAAAAAATTTATGCCTGAGAGCTACCGTCCACAGTCCAGCGAGGGCATGACAGCCCGAACGGCCGTTTTAAAGCTGGATGTGCCGGAACTGGATGCGGCCCTCAAGTCAGTGGCGGCTATCAGCCAGCAGGCGGGCGGTTCCATTGTGGTACCCTACAGTGAGGATAACGGTATCGGCATGTTGGCACTGAAAGTGCCGGCCGGCCGTTCCCAGACGGTTGAGCGTCAGTTGAAGGCGCTGGGGGAAGTAATTACCGACATGCCCGTTGAAAGGGATTTAAGCGCCCAGCATAAACAGGCGGTTGCCCTGCTGGAGCAATTACAGGCGCAGCAGGCTGATTTGGCCGCTCAAACAGCAGCCAAGGATGACCCGGCAACGGCTGAGCAATTAACCAATCTCAACCATGCCATCAGCCAGCAAATCAAGCTGATTAAGCAATTGGAAGACCAGAGCAACTATACAATTATTAACCTTACCCTGCAATAA
- a CDS encoding methyl-accepting chemotaxis protein, with protein MKLSVGKKIGGAFFTLLALLSIITFLSIKVTSATQAELQLLNTSSQHLSLDYQIQNSFQGVALALRGYATYGDPAFLQQYRDQVAHTQELIRQRIQNAAPETKPKLEKLLSDFTSYEQQLSGRMIPLLQANKKEEALQLGHTLTPLTASINQTLQQMIQQNQAKNNAAIDETVSQAAQGRQWVTVFSGLALLLGIVLSVIITRSITTPLQTINQGVKVLAEGDFTREVAVSAGDEIGQLAAAVNSTREQLKNLVSEITEIAQTVAAQSQQLAASAEEVSGTAEEVAGTTNQVAAMAEKSLANARTTVAESHKVLEVAAAGGTTVRRTVEKINAIARSVEAVHQSVQSLGQLSEKIGSITALITGIADQTNLLALNAAIEAARAGEQGRGFAVVAEEVRKLAEQSATAAREIGQLVVQIQSGIGVAAQAMAQGTADVQEGVNLASEAGQALDNIMQAVTGNIELVEEIAQGAGQTSEGTQQLSASNQQVTSTIQQVAGATQELANIAGKLQSSVEKFKI; from the coding sequence ATGAAATTATCTGTCGGCAAGAAAATTGGCGGTGCGTTTTTTACGCTGCTGGCTTTGCTCAGTATTATCACCTTTTTAAGCATTAAGGTGACGAGCGCTACCCAAGCGGAATTGCAACTGTTAAATACCAGCTCGCAGCATTTAAGCCTGGACTACCAGATACAAAACAGCTTTCAGGGAGTTGCCCTGGCCCTCCGGGGTTACGCTACCTACGGCGACCCGGCCTTTTTGCAACAGTACCGGGACCAGGTGGCCCATACCCAAGAATTAATCCGGCAGCGGATCCAAAATGCCGCCCCGGAAACCAAACCCAAATTGGAAAAGCTGTTATCAGATTTTACTTCCTACGAGCAGCAACTATCCGGCCGGATGATCCCCCTGCTGCAGGCAAACAAAAAGGAAGAAGCCCTGCAGCTGGGCCACACCCTGACCCCCTTGACAGCAAGCATTAACCAAACTTTGCAGCAAATGATCCAGCAAAACCAGGCCAAAAATAACGCCGCTATTGACGAAACCGTTTCCCAGGCGGCCCAGGGCAGGCAATGGGTCACGGTTTTCAGCGGCCTGGCCCTGCTCCTGGGTATTGTCTTATCTGTTATCATTACCAGAAGCATCACCACCCCTTTGCAAACCATTAACCAGGGTGTCAAAGTCCTGGCGGAAGGGGATTTCACCAGGGAAGTGGCCGTGTCCGCCGGGGATGAAATTGGCCAACTGGCGGCGGCAGTTAACAGCACCCGGGAGCAATTAAAAAATCTGGTCAGCGAAATTACTGAAATTGCCCAGACAGTGGCGGCCCAGAGCCAACAACTGGCGGCTTCCGCCGAGGAAGTCAGCGGCACCGCGGAAGAAGTGGCCGGTACCACCAACCAGGTGGCGGCCATGGCAGAAAAAAGCCTGGCCAATGCCCGCACCACCGTGGCCGAATCCCACAAGGTGCTGGAGGTGGCGGCCGCAGGGGGCACCACCGTCCGGCGCACCGTTGAAAAAATCAATGCCATTGCCCGGTCGGTGGAAGCCGTGCACCAATCGGTACAAAGCCTGGGGCAGTTGTCCGAAAAAATTGGCAGCATCACCGCCCTGATTACCGGTATTGCCGACCAAACCAATTTGCTGGCCTTAAACGCTGCCATTGAAGCAGCCCGGGCCGGCGAACAGGGCCGGGGCTTTGCCGTAGTGGCGGAAGAAGTAAGAAAACTGGCGGAACAATCCGCCACAGCCGCCCGGGAAATCGGCCAGCTGGTGGTGCAAATCCAGAGCGGTATTGGCGTGGCGGCCCAGGCCATGGCCCAGGGCACTGCCGATGTGCAAGAAGGGGTTAATCTGGCCTCTGAGGCCGGCCAGGCCCTGGACAATATTATGCAGGCGGTAACCGGCAACATTGAGCTGGTGGAAGAAATTGCCCAGGGAGCCGGCCAAACCAGCGAAGGTACCCAGCAGTTGTCTGCCAGCAACCAGCAGGTTACTTCCACCATCCAACAAGTGGCCGGCGCCACCCAGGAATTGGCCAACATTGCCGGCAAGCTGCAATCCTCTGTGGAGAAGTTTAAAATCTAA
- the pflB gene encoding formate C-acetyltransferase codes for MTRPEWDGFRGVNWQQKVDVRDFIQNNYAPYTGGPRFLCQATDKTKQLWQQCLSLFQAERAQGGVLSIDTTRAGGITAYGPGYVNPALEVIVGLQTEKPLERSVNPFGGLRMARQACQAYGYNLDPQLEDFFAKYRKTHNDGVFDAYTEDMRLARSLGIITGLPDAYGRGRIIGDYRRVALYGTDRLLDHKEQDLARLSKQPMTPEIIQLREEIREQIKALQELKTMAAGYGFDISRPAADAREAFQWLYFAYLAAIKEQNGAAMSLGRVSTFLDIYIERDLQTGRLTEAAAQELVDQLVIKLRLARQLRTPEYDRLFAGDPMWITEAIGGQGLDGRTLVTKNSYRFLQTLINLGPSPEPNLTVLWSENLPAPFKEFCAAVSIRTSSVQYENDDLMRPIFGDDYGIACCVSAMQIGKQMQFFGARANLPKLLLLAVNGGRDEITGRQLAPAIPLPEGEVLDYEKVKSNFLQLQDWLCQLYVNTMNVIHYMHDKYAYERLQMALHDSQADRLMAFGLAGLSVVADSFSAIKYAKVYPLRNPQGIAVDFKIEGDFPKYGNDDDRVDQLAVELVQSFHANLQKYAAYRQARHTLSILTITSNVMYGQKTGATPDGRPRGAAFAPGANPMHGRDTQGALASLNSVAKLPYRSCLDGISNTFSIVPRALGKSHADRVANLINILDGYFSQQAHHLNVNVLDRETLLRAMEQPEQYPQLTVRVSGYAVHFTKLSRAHQLEVLQRTFFERF; via the coding sequence ATGACCAGACCGGAATGGGACGGATTTCGGGGCGTAAACTGGCAACAAAAGGTAGATGTGCGGGATTTTATACAAAACAACTATGCCCCTTACACCGGTGGCCCCCGGTTTCTCTGCCAGGCCACCGACAAAACCAAACAATTGTGGCAACAGTGCCTCAGCCTGTTTCAAGCAGAACGGGCCCAGGGCGGTGTGCTGAGCATTGATACCACCCGGGCCGGCGGCATCACTGCTTACGGTCCCGGTTATGTGAACCCGGCGCTGGAAGTTATTGTAGGGCTGCAAACCGAAAAACCGCTGGAGCGCTCGGTTAATCCCTTCGGCGGCCTGCGCATGGCCCGGCAGGCCTGCCAGGCCTACGGTTACAACCTGGATCCGCAGTTGGAAGATTTTTTTGCCAAGTACAGAAAAACTCACAACGACGGGGTTTTTGACGCATATACCGAAGACATGCGTCTGGCCCGCAGCCTGGGCATTATTACCGGCCTGCCGGATGCCTACGGCCGGGGCAGAATTATCGGTGATTACCGGCGGGTTGCCCTGTATGGCACTGACCGGCTGCTGGATCACAAAGAACAAGACCTGGCCCGCCTGTCCAAGCAGCCCATGACGCCGGAAATCATTCAGCTGCGGGAAGAAATCAGGGAACAAATTAAGGCTTTGCAAGAGTTAAAAACAATGGCCGCCGGTTATGGGTTTGATATCAGCCGCCCGGCCGCTGACGCCCGGGAAGCCTTTCAATGGTTATATTTTGCTTACCTGGCAGCTATTAAGGAGCAAAACGGCGCTGCCATGTCCCTGGGGCGGGTAAGCACCTTTTTAGACATCTACATTGAAAGGGACTTGCAAACCGGCCGCCTAACCGAAGCAGCCGCCCAGGAGCTGGTGGACCAGCTGGTGATTAAGCTGCGGTTGGCCCGGCAGTTAAGAACGCCGGAATACGACCGGTTGTTTGCCGGTGACCCCATGTGGATTACCGAAGCCATCGGCGGCCAGGGCCTGGACGGCCGCACCCTGGTTACCAAAAACTCTTATCGTTTTTTGCAAACCTTAATTAACCTGGGGCCTTCCCCTGAGCCCAACCTGACGGTACTGTGGTCTGAGAATTTGCCCGCTCCCTTTAAGGAGTTTTGCGCCGCCGTTTCCATTAGAACCAGTTCGGTGCAGTACGAAAATGATGATTTAATGCGGCCAATCTTTGGTGATGATTACGGCATCGCCTGCTGTGTTTCCGCCATGCAAATAGGCAAGCAAATGCAGTTTTTTGGTGCCCGGGCCAATCTGCCCAAATTGCTGCTGCTGGCCGTCAACGGGGGCCGGGACGAGATTACCGGCCGCCAACTGGCGCCGGCCATCCCCTTGCCGGAAGGCGAAGTGCTGGATTATGAAAAGGTAAAAAGCAATTTCCTGCAGTTGCAGGACTGGCTGTGCCAACTATACGTTAATACCATGAATGTCATTCACTACATGCACGATAAGTACGCTTACGAGCGCCTGCAAATGGCGCTGCATGACAGCCAGGCAGACAGGCTGATGGCCTTTGGCCTTGCCGGGCTGTCGGTGGTGGCGGATTCCTTCAGTGCCATTAAATACGCCAAAGTATACCCCTTGCGCAACCCGCAGGGAATTGCCGTGGATTTTAAAATTGAGGGGGACTTCCCCAAATATGGCAATGACGATGACCGGGTGGATCAGCTAGCGGTTGAGCTGGTGCAAAGTTTTCACGCCAACCTGCAAAAATATGCCGCCTACCGGCAGGCCCGCCATACCTTGTCAATCCTGACCATTACCTCCAATGTTATGTACGGCCAAAAAACCGGCGCCACGCCGGACGGCCGGCCCCGGGGCGCCGCCTTTGCCCCGGGTGCCAACCCTATGCACGGACGGGATACCCAGGGTGCCCTGGCCAGTTTAAACTCGGTGGCCAAATTACCTTACCGCTCCTGCCTGGACGGCATCAGCAACACCTTTTCCATCGTACCCCGGGCCCTTGGCAAAAGCCACGCCGACCGGGTAGCCAATTTAATCAACATTCTGGACGGCTATTTCAGCCAGCAGGCCCATCATTTAAATGTTAACGTTTTAGATCGGGAAACCCTGCTGCGGGCCATGGAACAGCCGGAACAATACCCCCAGTTAACTGTCCGGGTGTCCGGATATGCGGTACACTTTACCAAATTATCCCGGGCTCACCAGTTGGAAGTTTTGCAGCGCACCTTTTTTGAACGATTTTAA
- the pflA gene encoding pyruvate formate-lyase-activating protein, whose amino-acid sequence MTQGRIHSIESCGTLDGPGLRCVVFLQGCPLRCRYCHNPDTWQPDGGRPVAAADLVKQICRFRPYFKGQGGVTLSGGEPLWQPDFAAALLQGCRQAGIHTAVDTSGWADPDHLAKVLPYTDLLLLDVKAAEQDQYRWLTGQDWHKFLAALDYIKQAAIPLWLRYVVLPGINDQARHLTKLRQLIKHLGSQVAKVELLPYHPLGVHKWQRLGYPYTLHRLNPPDPAALAALASLLPGATAMFNDI is encoded by the coding sequence ATGACCCAAGGCCGTATTCATTCTATAGAAAGCTGCGGCACCCTGGACGGGCCGGGACTGCGCTGCGTGGTTTTTTTGCAGGGCTGTCCCCTGCGCTGCCGCTATTGCCACAACCCGGATACCTGGCAGCCCGACGGCGGCCGGCCGGTGGCGGCCGCTGACCTGGTGAAACAAATTTGCCGCTTCCGGCCTTACTTTAAGGGGCAGGGGGGTGTCACTTTATCCGGCGGCGAACCACTGTGGCAACCGGACTTTGCCGCCGCCCTGCTGCAGGGGTGCCGGCAGGCGGGCATTCATACGGCGGTGGATACCTCCGGCTGGGCCGACCCGGACCACCTGGCGAAAGTGCTGCCCTACACAGATTTACTGCTGCTGGATGTTAAGGCGGCGGAGCAAGACCAGTACCGCTGGCTGACCGGTCAAGACTGGCATAAGTTCCTGGCCGCCCTGGATTATATTAAACAAGCGGCTATCCCCCTCTGGCTGCGCTATGTTGTTCTGCCGGGCATTAATGATCAAGCCCGCCATCTGACAAAGCTGCGGCAGCTGATTAAACACCTGGGCAGCCAGGTAGCCAAAGTGGAGCTGCTGCCCTACCACCCCCTGGGCGTCCATAAGTGGCAGCGGCTGGGCTATCCCTATACTCTGCACCGCCTGAACCCTCCCGATCCGGCTGCTCTGGCCGCCCTGGCTTCCCTGCTGCCCGGTGCCACGGCAATGTTTAACGATATCTGA